The Chloroflexota bacterium genome includes a window with the following:
- a CDS encoding glycosidase encodes MEPIIGELHSSPVITRHEANPILTAADVPYPATLVFNPGVTRYQGRYVMVFRNDYGSAEEQRLDGTNLGLAYSDDGIHWEVQPKPCFELSDEEIIRAYDPRLIVMDGRCYMCFAVDTHHGVRGGIAVTDDFESFEILSMSVPDNRNMVLFPEKLGGMYVRLERPFPVYSRGGIERFDIWISDSPDLRYWGNSDLLLAVEDIPFANTKLGPAAPPVKTPHGWLTTFHAVDFDPARGKNGWEESWKKRYTVGVMLLDLDDPRRIVGLYREPLLAPEAPYEVEGGFRNNAIFPCGIVLEDTGEVKLYYGAADTVICLATAHVDDLVRLCLGDPG; translated from the coding sequence ATGGAACCGATCATCGGTGAACTGCATTCCAGCCCCGTCATCACACGACACGAGGCGAATCCGATCCTCACGGCGGCTGACGTTCCCTATCCGGCCACCCTGGTTTTCAATCCGGGCGTCACCCGCTACCAGGGCCGATACGTCATGGTCTTCCGCAACGACTACGGCTCGGCCGAGGAACAGCGCCTGGACGGCACCAACCTCGGGCTGGCTTACAGCGATGACGGGATCCACTGGGAGGTCCAGCCCAAGCCCTGCTTCGAGCTGTCGGACGAGGAGATCATCCGGGCTTACGATCCTCGCCTGATCGTGATGGACGGGCGGTGCTACATGTGCTTCGCCGTGGACACGCACCACGGCGTACGCGGTGGGATCGCCGTCACCGACGACTTCGAGTCGTTCGAGATCCTGAGCATGTCCGTGCCCGATAACCGCAACATGGTGCTGTTCCCGGAGAAGCTGGGCGGCATGTACGTCCGGCTGGAGCGTCCCTTCCCGGTCTACAGCCGCGGCGGCATCGAGCGCTTCGACATCTGGATCTCGGACTCGCCCGACCTCCGGTACTGGGGGAACTCCGATCTCCTGCTGGCAGTGGAGGATATCCCCTTCGCCAACACGAAGCTGGGCCCCGCCGCGCCGCCGGTGAAGACGCCTCACGGCTGGCTGACCACCTTCCACGCCGTCGACTTCGACCCGGCCCGGGGCAAAAACGGCTGGGAGGAGAGCTGGAAGAAACGGTACACGGTGGGCGTCATGCTGCTGGACCTGGACGATCCCCGACGGATCGTGGGACTGTACAGGGAGCCGCTCCTGGCGCCGGAGGCCCCCTACGAGGTGGAGGGCGGATTCCGCAACAACGCCATCTTCCCATGCGGCATCGTCCTGGAGGACACGGGCGAGGTGAAGCTCTACTACGGCGCGGCGGATACGGTCATCTGCCTGGCCACAGCCCACGTGGACGACCTGGTCCGCCTGTGCCTCGGCGATCCAGGCTGA
- a CDS encoding methyltransferase domain-containing protein, which translates to MTHVPSPADLSSPPASSASHTYYVTVATGLEFIAEDEIRERFPSAQAQRSRGKVLFTVDAPPAPLLAIRSAEHLYAFVARISGIPSDRSGLTRLEQVPLEVDWEPALAVWRRFFPDAPEPPAFRVTAQRSGQHAYQSPDVAAALGTGLVRRFGWPVRLKDFDLEVMAYLQGDELTLGITLTPGGLYRRERVAWGRTALKGSIAYAMVRLARVRPGDLLVDPMCGVGTIPIEAALAWPGLRCWGGDRSWGAVSRAALNARHVGAPVHLFHWNVHRLPLDDDSVDAIVCDMPFGRRVGSHELNRRIYPPALREMARVLRPGGQAVLLTLERKLMEQIVRGDPIWRSEAVYPVNVGGLEARLYRLRKRPSA; encoded by the coding sequence ATGACACACGTCCCCAGCCCAGCCGATCTCTCCAGCCCACCCGCATCGTCCGCCTCTCATACGTACTACGTGACGGTGGCCACCGGCCTGGAGTTCATCGCTGAGGACGAGATCCGGGAGCGGTTTCCCTCCGCCCAGGCTCAACGGTCGCGTGGGAAGGTGCTCTTCACCGTCGACGCCCCTCCCGCTCCGCTTCTGGCCATCCGCTCGGCGGAACATCTGTACGCCTTCGTCGCCCGGATCTCCGGGATCCCCTCCGATCGGAGTGGGTTAACGCGGCTGGAGCAGGTCCCGCTGGAGGTGGACTGGGAGCCCGCTCTGGCCGTGTGGCGACGCTTCTTCCCGGACGCCCCGGAGCCTCCCGCCTTCCGGGTAACCGCGCAGCGCAGCGGCCAGCACGCGTATCAGTCGCCGGATGTCGCCGCGGCGCTGGGGACCGGCCTGGTCCGCCGCTTCGGCTGGCCGGTCCGGCTCAAAGATTTCGACCTGGAGGTCATGGCCTACCTGCAGGGGGACGAGCTCACGCTGGGGATCACGCTCACGCCGGGGGGATTGTACCGCCGCGAGCGGGTGGCGTGGGGTCGCACCGCGCTGAAAGGAAGCATCGCCTACGCGATGGTCCGCCTGGCGAGGGTACGGCCGGGCGATCTGCTGGTGGACCCCATGTGCGGCGTCGGCACGATCCCCATCGAGGCCGCGCTGGCCTGGCCGGGCCTCCGCTGCTGGGGCGGCGATCGATCATGGGGAGCGGTCTCACGGGCGGCCTTGAACGCCCGGCACGTCGGCGCGCCTGTGCACCTGTTCCACTGGAACGTGCACCGTCTCCCCCTGGACGATGACTCCGTCGACGCCATCGTATGTGACATGCCCTTCGGCCGCCGCGTGGGATCGCACGAGCTCAACCGTCGGATCTACCCGCCCGCCCTGCGAGAGATGGCGCGCGTCCTTCGCCCCGGCGGACAGGCTGTGCTGCTCACGCTGGAGCGGAAGCTCATGGAGCAGATCGTGCGAGGCGACCCGATCTGGCGCTCCGAGGCCGTCTATCCCGTGAACGTCGGCGGCCTTGAGGCACGTCTCTACCGCCTGCGAAAGCGCCCATCCGCATGA